A stretch of Paenibacillus sp. URB8-2 DNA encodes these proteins:
- a CDS encoding glycoside hydrolase family 32 protein, which produces MTNISGWTPVSGTWSNNNSGKLGSSTNDAYTMSGETASDFSYETALSISHYDDASGFGSLVFRADADGKNGYEAVLDDANDKVRLIKTVNGASTVIAEKEAVVESGKTYHLKTSAAGSAIKVFLNGTPVIDTEDADYSTGLLGLHASDASVQFQGVLQTKYIVTEAAEIENHDFETGDLTGWKSVRGDAFTDAHVSEATEYWGGPFGQQGNSHLWGAAVPPYDALTGELHSSYFKLSGSGEINLMIGGGNDIATRYVALVRASDDKELIRQENKYWADDEKYRRFVWDASDYLGEVLYIKIVDNATGGWGHMNVDDVNVYNTGTIPAAVDNKAQEPKEPEQYESGTITEWKGIVGEWVPSTNGREAGVWECPALFTLPVDGNPSSKKWVLLVSLQNGSIGGGAGMQYFIGDFDGKRFVNDNPADQVLWADYGADFYAGIPYNNIEGKNGERYWLAWMSNWQYANKTPTTTWRSSLTLPREMELTRTKDGLRLKQTPVSLEKIRDHSGKITMENQLISAGTSNAISKTSDVYEILAEFDLSQSTASEFGFKVHKGTIKHGDTPEQTVVGYDAAKQNLFVDRSKSGNFNYGIHVKDKHEAPLRPENDTVKMHLFVDRSAVEVFGNNGTSAITDQVFPDPRSTGLEVCSIGGDVTLKSLDIYPLKSIWGKSPVKTNLNGWTTINGMWADTLYGKQGETAGMDAITISGNTGGDFSYEADIRILDTDSHPNDPNQDYVPNPVGSGDLIFRSDRLGENAYMARLDVRTNTVKLIKSAGGQSVSLAVYGAEDGLNLTANKTYNLKVVTEKDSIQVYLDKARIITVSDPSFTGGYFGLGVSGSTTAFDNIIYKNKTDFEPAPPKPVDTTATDLINPDFETGDLTGWTVVSGNAFSDKNVSQEKNFFGVLPFNHSDTYHLWGYNGEAGGDGATGILKSGNFKLSGSGEISFLMGGGNDYENLYVALVRASDDQVLLKTTNVGFEDEETYRRMTLDASGYLGEVVYIKLVDTATGGWGHLNVDDFKVQ; this is translated from the coding sequence GTGACCAATATTTCCGGCTGGACACCCGTTTCGGGAACATGGTCGAACAATAACTCCGGAAAGCTCGGAAGCTCCACGAACGATGCCTACACCATGAGCGGAGAGACCGCTTCCGATTTCAGCTATGAGACCGCCCTGAGCATTTCCCATTATGACGACGCCTCCGGCTTTGGCTCGCTTGTATTCCGTGCGGACGCAGACGGGAAAAACGGTTACGAAGCCGTGCTTGATGACGCGAACGACAAGGTCCGGCTGATCAAAACGGTAAACGGTGCAAGCACGGTTATCGCGGAGAAAGAGGCGGTCGTCGAATCAGGCAAAACGTACCATCTGAAAACAAGCGCAGCCGGCAGCGCGATTAAAGTGTTTCTGAATGGTACGCCGGTTATTGATACGGAGGATGCAGACTACTCTACAGGCCTGCTCGGTCTTCACGCTTCGGATGCTTCGGTCCAATTCCAGGGCGTGCTACAGACAAAATATATTGTCACGGAGGCTGCCGAGATTGAGAACCATGATTTTGAGACTGGAGATTTGACGGGCTGGAAAAGTGTAAGAGGAGACGCTTTTACGGACGCGCATGTCTCCGAAGCGACGGAATATTGGGGCGGACCTTTCGGGCAGCAGGGCAACAGCCATTTATGGGGAGCGGCGGTTCCTCCTTATGACGCTTTGACAGGCGAGCTCCATTCCAGCTATTTCAAGCTAAGCGGTTCAGGTGAAATCAACCTGATGATCGGAGGGGGCAATGATATTGCTACCCGGTATGTTGCTTTGGTTAGAGCTTCCGACGATAAGGAGCTGATCCGGCAAGAGAACAAATACTGGGCGGACGATGAAAAATATCGCCGATTCGTCTGGGACGCTTCGGACTATTTGGGCGAGGTTCTGTACATCAAAATCGTCGATAATGCGACCGGCGGCTGGGGCCATATGAATGTGGACGACGTCAATGTCTACAACACGGGAACGATTCCCGCGGCAGTCGATAATAAAGCGCAAGAACCGAAGGAACCGGAGCAGTACGAGAGCGGTACGATTACCGAATGGAAAGGAATCGTCGGAGAGTGGGTTCCTTCGACGAACGGCAGGGAGGCAGGCGTTTGGGAATGTCCGGCATTATTTACCCTCCCAGTCGACGGCAATCCGAGCAGCAAAAAGTGGGTGCTGCTGGTCAGTCTGCAAAACGGCTCGATCGGCGGCGGGGCCGGCATGCAGTATTTCATCGGGGATTTTGACGGCAAGCGGTTTGTGAACGACAATCCGGCGGATCAGGTGCTGTGGGCGGACTATGGCGCGGACTTCTATGCCGGTATTCCGTACAACAACATAGAAGGGAAGAACGGGGAGCGGTACTGGCTCGCTTGGATGAGCAATTGGCAGTACGCCAATAAAACGCCGACCACGACGTGGAGAAGCTCTTTGACACTACCGAGAGAGATGGAGCTGACCCGGACCAAAGATGGACTTCGGCTCAAGCAAACGCCGGTCAGCCTGGAAAAAATCCGTGACCACAGCGGCAAAATCACGATGGAAAACCAGCTGATTTCGGCCGGAACCTCAAATGCCATTTCCAAGACCTCGGATGTGTATGAAATCCTAGCCGAGTTTGATTTATCCCAATCGACGGCTTCCGAATTCGGCTTTAAAGTGCACAAGGGCACGATCAAGCACGGAGACACTCCTGAACAGACCGTGGTCGGGTATGATGCTGCCAAGCAGAACCTGTTCGTCGACCGCTCGAAATCCGGCAACTTCAATTACGGCATCCATGTAAAAGACAAACATGAGGCGCCGCTGCGGCCTGAGAACGATACGGTCAAGATGCATCTCTTTGTGGATCGTTCTGCGGTTGAAGTATTCGGCAATAACGGTACCTCTGCAATTACCGATCAGGTCTTCCCCGACCCGCGCAGCACCGGGCTGGAAGTGTGCAGTATCGGCGGGGACGTGACGCTCAAGTCGCTGGACATTTACCCGCTGAAATCGATCTGGGGCAAATCCCCGGTCAAAACAAACCTGAACGGATGGACCACGATAAACGGCATGTGGGCGGATACCCTCTATGGCAAGCAGGGGGAAACGGCCGGAATGGATGCCATCACCATTTCGGGCAATACGGGCGGCGACTTCTCGTATGAAGCCGATATCCGGATTCTCGATACCGACTCTCACCCGAATGACCCGAATCAGGACTATGTTCCGAATCCGGTCGGCTCCGGAGATTTGATATTCCGTTCCGACCGATTGGGAGAGAACGCGTATATGGCAAGATTGGATGTCCGGACTAACACGGTGAAATTGATCAAATCGGCCGGAGGCCAATCGGTGTCTCTCGCCGTTTATGGCGCAGAAGACGGGCTCAACCTGACAGCCAACAAGACGTACAACCTGAAAGTAGTAACAGAGAAAGATTCGATCCAGGTTTACCTGGACAAAGCACGGATCATCACGGTCAGTGATCCTTCGTTCACGGGCGGATACTTCGGTTTGGGCGTATCGGGCTCGACAACCGCCTTTGATAACATCATTTACAAAAACAAAACAGATTTTGAGCCCGCTCCTCCGAAGCCAGTTGATACGACCGCCACAGATTTGATTAATCCGGATTTTGAAACCGGCGACCTGACCGGATGGACGGTAGTCAGTGGCAATGCATTCAGCGACAAGAATGTCTCGCAGGAGAAAAACTTCTTTGGCGTTCTTCCTTTCAACCACAGCGACACTTATCATCTTTGGGGATACAATGGCGAAGCGGGCGGCGACGGCGCGACCGGTATCCTGAAATCGGGCAATTTCAAGCTGTCCGGAAGCGGGGAGATTAGCTTCCTGATGGGCGGCGGAAACGACTATGAGAACTTATATGTCGCCCTGGTAAGAGCGTCGGATGATCAAGTGCTGCTGAAAACGACGAACGTCGGTTTTGAAGATGAAGAGACCTACCGCAGAATGACGCTGGACGCTTCCGGCTATCTGGGCGAAGTCGTATATATCAAGCTGGTCGATACCGCGACCGGCGGTTGGGGCCATCTGAACGTCGACGATTTTAAGGTACAATAA
- a CDS encoding CueP family metal-binding protein, with product MRKKIFITAALVAVLLGTYVIAGGDKTKETAKQTTADIKQLVNNYSSGKLNAKSASITSDQLTVTADNNNKTTYNLPKNEFFVSIAPYVNKTHPCATHSLTGCQGEMANEKFNVTITDRDGKVVIQDELQSFDNGFIDFWLPRDQTFHVKIEQGGKSSESEISTFEDDDTCISTMKLT from the coding sequence ATGAGAAAGAAGATTTTTATAACTGCGGCTTTGGTCGCTGTCTTATTAGGAACATATGTCATCGCAGGCGGGGATAAAACAAAGGAGACTGCAAAACAGACGACCGCTGACATCAAACAATTGGTAAATAACTACAGCTCAGGAAAGCTTAACGCTAAATCTGCATCGATTACATCGGATCAACTTACCGTGACTGCAGACAACAATAACAAAACGACCTACAACCTGCCCAAGAACGAATTTTTCGTTTCTATTGCTCCATATGTGAATAAGACGCATCCTTGTGCCACCCATAGCTTGACGGGTTGTCAGGGAGAAATGGCGAATGAGAAATTCAACGTAACGATAACGGATCGGGACGGCAAGGTCGTGATTCAAGATGAACTCCAATCTTTCGACAATGGATTTATCGATTTCTGGCTCCCGCGCGACCAAACCTTCCACGTAAAAATTGAGCAGGGCGGCAAAAGCAGCGAATCAGAAATCTCTACTTTTGAAGACGACGACACCTGTATTTCCACCATGAAATTGACTTAA